The Psychrobacillus sp. FSL K6-4046 DNA window CAATAGTTTCGACATTTTTTGAGCTTGCTACAAGTGGGTTACTATGGACTCATGTATCAGTCTCTCTTTACCGAATTGCAATGGGTTTCCTACTCGGTGTAATTCCAGGTGTAATCATAGGGCTGTTAATGGGATTGTATGCTCCTATTCGACACTTTATATCCCCTATAGTAATGGCATTTATGCCGATTCCAACATTAGCTTTAATGCCAATCATCATTATCCTTTTTGGTATTGGAGATTTTTCAAAGGTAGTTACTATTGCTGGGAGTGTATTTTTTCCTGTCGTTATTAATACAGTGGCTGGTGTTTTGAACATAGATAGGGTACATCTAGATGTAGCCAAAAACTATGGTGCAAGTCCAAAGGATTTCTTTTTGAAAATTGCTTTCCCGGGTGCCTTGCCAGTTATGCTAGAAGGTATTCAAATGGGGCAGGCAATAGCTTTGTTAACAATCGTTGCCGCAGAAATGATGGGGGCAACCTCTGGTATCGGTTATTTAATCTGGACCTCTTATAAGGCATTCATGTTGAAGGAAATGTTCGTTGGTTTAGTGCTCATTTCTTTTTTTGGGTTTCTTTTTTCCCTTCTCCTACGTGGACTGCAAAAGAGAATTGTCCCATGGAGGTGAGTTAAATGAGCGGAAAAGTTAAAATTTCCATTGATAATCTTACGAAGATTTTCTATAAAAAAAGTAATAGTGTTACAGCTATAAAGGATATTTCTCTGCAGGTAGAGGAAGGAGAATTTATCTGTCTAGTTGGACCAAGTGGATGTGGAAAGACAACTCTTTTACGCATCCTTGCGGGACTAGAAACTCCGAGCTCTGGCTCCTTTTTAATTGCATCGGAAGCAGGGGAACGTCCGCTACAGTCTATGGTGTTTCAAGAAAAAGGGGTTATTCCTTGGCTGACCGTTGAAGAGAATGTTGCTTTTGGTTTAAAAATGAGGCACCTTCCAAAGGAATACGTTAAAAAGCAAACCGACTACTACTTAAAAAAGGTAGGTTTAAGTAAGTTTTCTTCGCTTTATCCAAAAGAGCTTTCTGGAGGGATGAAGCAACGGATTAGTATTGCTAGGGCTTTTGCCAATGATCCAGAAATTTTGTTAATGGATGAGCCATTTGCTGCCTTGGATGAACAAAACAAATTCATATTGCAGGAAGAGTTACTATCAATTTGGTCCGAAAACAAAAAGACCGTTTTATTTATCACTCATAGTATTGATGAGGCTTTGTTGCTGAGTGACCGTATCGTGTTATTGAGCTCTCATCCAGGTGAGATTGTAAGTGAGATAAAAGTTCCATTGCCAAGACCCCGTACAATGGAGCAGGTTAGGGCAAATGCAGAAATGGCGGAACAGTTTATAACGATTTGGAATCATTTACAGCAAGAAGTTCAAAAATCGAGAAAATAAAGGAGGAAAGTTGTGAAGAAACGCTGGTTCATACTATTTGCATCTATTGTTCTTTTACTAGGTGCTTGTAGTCCAAAAGAAGAAGGAACTGACAATGTAAATGATGAAGTAAGTAAGGATAACCCTTCTGGAGACTTGGCACCGCTAAATAAGAAAGTAAAAGTAATTATAGCGGAAGACGGGGCTGCCTCTGGAGCAGGTTTTTACATTGCAAAAGAAAAAGGTTATTTTGAGGACTACAATATTGAAGTAGAGTTTGCGCAATTTGCAAATAGTGATGAAATGCTTCCTGCACTTGCTTCGGGAGACGTGGATATTGCCGGTGGGGTTTCAACTGCTTCATTTTTTAATGCCATTGCCCAAGGGATTGACGTAAAAATTATTGCAGACAAGGGACACAATGTGCCAGGTAAGTCGTATTTCTCATTCGTCATTGGAAACCACATGAAGGATGTCATCAAGGAGTATAAGGATTTTGAAGGAAAGCGTATTGCTGTTTCCTCTAAAAACTCGATTGATGAATTTATCTTTTTAGAAATGCTGAAGCATGCAGGATTAACACCTGAGGATGTAGAGTTTGTATTACTTGGAGACTTTGGAAGCATGCTAGGGGCGATTGAAAATGGTTCGATAGATGCCGCACTTCAAATTGAACCACTAATCGCCCAAGGGATTGAAAACGGATTTCATGAGCGCTTTGGAGACGCTACGGATTATGCACCGGAATCTCAAATCGCGATGGTTTTAGGTTCTCCTCAATTTATGAGTGAGGAACAAGATGTTTCGCTCCGATTCATGGCGGCCTATTTAAAGGGTGTCCGGGATTATAATGATGCATTTATAAAGGGTGAAGGAAAAGCTGAAATCATTGAAATTATGACAAAGTATACTTCACTAAAAGATCCAGTGTTATGGGAAAAAGTATTTGTTACAGGCTTAGATCCTAATGGAAAAATGTTTTTAGATGACGTGTTAAAGCAATATGACGTATATAAAGAAAATGGAGCAATTAGCGGTGACGTTGACTTTGATAAAGCGGTGGATACATCTATAACAGAAAAAGCAGTGGAGATATTAGGTGAATATAAGTAAAGATTCAATATAAAAGGTATGGAAGAATATATCCATGCCTTTTGATTTATATAATAATTGGAAACTTTTAAAAACTAATTGCCAAATACAACTAAATTATTCATTTTGATAACTGCGTGGTAAAAAAGCCTTTGTATTGCAACCTCCTACATTCATAAAAATATTCTTTTAGTATACAATGTAGGATATATAGCTGATAGGGGTGCTCAAAATGGTGAATGTACTAGTAGATGCGGACGGCTGTCCTGTCGTGGATTTAACGATTGATATCGCAAAACAGTTCGATTTGAAGGTAACGTTGTTATGCGACACTGCACATTATATGCAGAGGGAAGGTGCTGAAACAGTCATGGTTTCGAAAGGCGCGGATGCTGTAGACTTTGTGCTCGTTAATAAAGTGAATAAGGGCGACATTGTTGTCACCCAGGATTATGGTCTTGCAGCCATGGTTTTAGCTAAGCGAGGCTATGCAATAGACCAAAATGGAAGATGGTATACACCAGAGAATATAGACCAGCTATTAGAGAGTAGACATATATCCAAAAAAATAAGACAAGCAGGTGGCCGAATGAAGGGACCACGAAAACGTCAAAAAGAAGACAATGAGAAATATGAAATTCATTTTAAAAGACTTTGTGAAAAAGTTTTGAAGCAACAGATTTAATTTTGTGTACGATCTATTATTTCTAAAGCAACGTTAGGAGCATCTGCGAATATACCATCAGCCTTGTAGAGCAAGGCTTTTTTTATATCTGCTTCTCCTATCAAGGAAAACAGGTGTACCTTCAACCCATTTTCATGTGCTTCATGGACAAAGGTTCCATCTACAGCATTCACGTTGACGCCAATTCCACTTGCATAGGTTTTTAGGCTTTTCATTTCCTGGTTGGTAAATTTAGCCTCCTCTTTATTACCGAGCAGTTGGATAAGGGGGATGCTTGGTTCAAGCTCATGAAATTCTATTAGGCTAGCACGGTTGAAGGATTGGACGATTACTTTTGGTACATCTTCTTCGTGATTTAATAAGTTATATTCTTCTAACAAAGCAAGCAATTCCTCCTCCATTTCCTCATATATTTTTGGGGATTTCATTTCAATGTAGTAGTTGACTCTATCTCCAAAATTATCAAATATTTCTCTTAATGTAGGAACTCGTGCCTTTTCAAATGCAGTATTGGCGAAATCTGGATATTTATCATTAAACCATTTCCCGGCATTCAACTTTTTTAATTCCTCTAATGTGTAATCTTTGACTAACCCTTCACCTTCAGTAGTGCGGTCTACTGTTTCATCATGCATAGCAACTAATACTCCATCTTTCGTCATTTGTAAGTCAATTTCAATATAAGTAGCTCCTAGCTGCTCAGCAACCTCATAAGCGACCATTGTATGCTCTGGTGCATAAGTAGATGCTCCTCTATGCGCGATGATAAAAAACTCTTCTGAAGCAATGGGCGTCACTTCTTTCCCTACACATCCACTAACAAACAAAACAAATATAAGTAGGATTATTTGATATTTACGCATAAGTTTATCCTCCAAGAACTGTAAACTTTTTGTATAAAATTAAATATTCTGTAAATATTGTAAATTTCTTTGATTTAGAATATTCTTTTTAGTAATATGGTGAAGAAAAGATTACATAGCTATGGAAAAATGGTAAAAAACATATTTTACTAGCTTCCATAGTAAAATCTATAAACTTGATGCCTAGGTAACATAATCGATTAGAGAATGGGGGAAATCTTTTGAAGCGAGTAGAGTTGATTGATATCTCTAAATCATACGACAAACAATCTAACGTTATTTCTAATATTAACGTAACGATTGAACCAGGGGAATTCTTTGTGCTTGTTGGTCCATCGGGGTGTGGAAAAAGTACAATGCTTCGTATGATTGCGGGATTAGAAGAGATAACAGGAGGAGTGCTCAAGATTGGTGAGCAGGAAGTGAATGATTTACCTCCAAGTAAGCGTGATTTATCTATGGTATTCCAGAACTATGCTTTATACCCGCATCTTTCGGTAGAAGAAAATATTCAATTTGGTCTGCATGTAAAAAAAATCTCTAAAGAAGAACGTAACAATCGAACAATAGAGGTTGCTCAAATGCTAGGGCTTTCTGATTACTTAAAACGTAAGCCAAGAGAACTTTCCGGTGGACAAAGACAACGAGTTGCTCTTGCCCGAGCTATTGTAAACCAAGCTCCAATTTGTCTAATGGACGAACCATTATCTAACTTAGATGCTAAGCTTCGTGCACACATGAGATCTGAAATTAGACAAATCCAGCGCAGACTTGGAATTACTATGATTTATGTAACGCATGATCAAATTGAGGCGATGACAATGGGTGATCGCATTATGATTCTACATGAAGGATCTATCCAACAGATAGGTAAACCAATTGATATTTATAATAATCCAGCCAATCCTTTTGTGGCTACCTTTATTGGTTCACCTCCTATGAATATTGCTGAAGGCATAGGAAGTAAAGAACAGCGTGCTATTGTGTTAAATGATTTAATTACTATTTCCGTACCAGATGAGGACGCACACTACCTGACAGACAAAGTTATTGTTGGTATTCGTCCGGAGCATATAAAAGCAGCGACTAAGGATTCGACCGCTGAGGAAAAGGTATTTGTAGAAATTGTAAATGTAGAAATTTTAGGAAATGAAACTGTATTTTCATTTACGTTGAATGATCAGCAATGGCAAGTGAAATGGAGCGGCCAATGGCAGATAGCTGTCGGTGATAAAATACCAGTCATCATGAACTATGATTCCTTTTGCTTCTTTGATAGCGTAACAAAGGAGATTATTAAAAAACCTTCTGATGTAGAAAACCATGTATTTGGTAAAGAGGTATTTGTATGACAGTAGTGAAATCAAATCATGTAACTGCTGTTAGGTCTAAGCAAAAGAAAGGTTTCTGGAAGCGCTCACTAAATGCCCGAACAGCTCTATTATATTTATTGCCATCTATTATCTTATTTTCCGTTTTTGTTTTTTATCCAATGTTTCGCACCATTTATTTAAGCTTTTTCTTAACCAACCAAGCAGGAGAGGCTGCAGTGTTTGTTGGTCTGGAAAACTATGCTTATTTGCTTGAATCGTCTGCTTTTCTAAACAGTATAAAGGCGACATTCCTATTTGTACTATATACAGTGCCTACTGGAATTATTATTGCGCTAGGCCTCGCATTACTTGCCAATGAAAAGCTAAGAGGAATTGGTTTCTTTCGTACAATCTATGCTTCCACTATGGGGGTTTCCGTAGCAGCTTCCTCCGTTGTGTGGCTATTCTTATTCCACCCAAGTATTGGGATGTTCAACAAAGTGCTTGCCATATTGAATCTTCCACAAGTCGAGTGGCTTCTAGATCCAACATGGGCTTTGCTGTCGGTGTCTTTAACAACGATTTGGTTGAACACTGGCTTCTGCTTCCTCATATTGCTAGGGGGACTACAAAATATTGATGAGCACTTATATGAAAGTGCTCGTATTGACGGAGCAAGCTATTGGTATCGTTTGAGAAGAATCACTATACCAATGCTCTCTCCCACCTTATTTTTTATTATTACCATCTCTCTCATCAATGCGTTTCAAACGTTTGGACAGGTGGATATCTTAACAAAGGGCGGGCCATCCCAATCCACTAACTTAATCGTGTATTCCATTTATCGAGAGGCCTTTGTTAACGCTCAATTTGGTACTGCAAGTGCTCAAGCAGTGTTCTTATTTATATGTATTTTACTCGTTACAATTTTACAGTTTAAGCTAGGGGAAAAGAAGGTGCATTACCAATGAGAATACTAAAGCGCTCCATCGTGTATTTTTTATTAATCGTTACTGCACTGATTATGTTTTTCCCGATTATCTATGCCTTGATGGTGAGCTTCATGACGGGAGGCGAAATTTTACAAGGAAAATTCTTGCCTTCTTCTTTTAGCTTTGATAATTATGTGAAGGTGTTTGATCGATTGCCTCTATTAAACTATTTGATTAACAGTTTCATTGTTTCGTTCGGGGTTATGCTTGGACAGCTGGTCGTATGTAGTTTAGCGGCCTATGCCTTTGTCTTTATCCCATTCAAAGGAAGGGACTTTGTATTTTTCCTTTTTATCTCCACGATGATGATTCCATGGGAAGCAACAATGATTCCCAATTTCTTTACCATTCAAAATCTAAACTGGCTTAACACATACCAAGGGATGACACTACCGTTTTTTGCCTTAGCCTTCGGGACATTTTTACTTAGACAGCATTTCAAAACAATACCGAAGGAGCTGCATGAGGCATCTCAGATTGCAGGGCTCAGTAGATTTGCGTTTTTTGTTCGTGTCATCTTGCCGGTTTCTAAAACTAGTTTAGTAACATTAGGAGCATATGGTTTCTTAACGACTTGGAATATGTACCTTTGGCCTTTATTGGTTACAACCAACAATTCCGTAAGAACCGTACAAATTGGCTTGAAACAGCTCCAGTCACAAGAGGTTGCAACAGAATGGGGGGTGGTTATGGCAGGGGTAATCGTTGTTATTATTCCAACACTACTACTATTGTTTTTAGGTCAAAAGCAATTGCAAAAAGGGTTAACGCAAGGGGCTCTAAAATAACAGTTGTTCCAAACTAAAAAAAGAGGTGTATGACATGAGAAAGAAGTTTAAGTTTACATCGTTATTCATGATTTTGTTAGGTATTCTAGCATTAGCTGCATGTACAAATAGTGATGACAGTTCATCGACAGAACCTGTACAAAAAAGCGACGAGGATGTTGAAAAATCCGAAGAAGGTAAAACAGTCATCTCCTTTTGGCACGCGATGTCAGGTTCAGGGCAAACAGCTCTTGATAATATTGTCGCTGACTTTAATGCATCCCAGGATGATTACGAGGTAAAGGCAGAATTCCAAGGATCATATGAAGAATCGTTAACTAAGCTTCGTAGTGTTGGAGGTACTGCAGACGCTCCGGCCATAACGCAGGTGTTTGAGGTAGGTACTAAATATATGATTGAAAGTGGATTTATCGAGCCAATGCAAAAGTTTATCGATGAAGATAACTATGACTTGTCTCAATTAGAGGAGAATATCTTAAATTATTATTCTCTTGATGGAGAGCTATATTCTATGCCATTTAACTCCTCTACGCCAGTAATGCTATACAACAAGGATGCATTTAAAGCAGCCGGCTTGGATCCTGAGAACCCTCCTAAAACGTTCCAGGAGATAATTGATGCAGCAGCTAAGCTTAAAACAGATGAGATGAAAGGCTTTTCTATGCTAACATACGGCTGGTTCTTCGAGCAGCTAGTAGCCACACAAGGTGGACTTTATGTAAATGAAGATAACGGTCGTGCTGGTGACGCGACAGAAGCGGTTTTTAATGGAGAAGAAGGTCAACGCGTGTTTGAATTCTTAAATACTATGAACGAGGCTGGTACATTTGGTAACTTCGGAACGAACTGGGATGACATTCGTGCAGCTTTCCAATCAGGGAAGGTAGCTATGTATATGGATTCCTCCGCAGGTGTACGAGGAATTATTGATAATGCACCATTTGAAGTGGGCGCTGCATACATTCCTTATGCAGACGAAGTAGATCGTAAAGGCGTTGTAATTGGAGGAGCCTCTCTATGGATGTCTAAAGGAATTGCTGAAATTGAGCAAAAAGCAGCTTGGGAGTTCATGAAGTATTTAACTACTCCGGAAGTTCAAGCTAAATGGCATTTAGATACAGGATACTTTGCGATTAACCCATCTGCATATGAAGCAGACATTGTTAAAGAAGCATGGGAAGAGATGCCACAGTTAAAAGTAACAGTAGAACAGCTACAAAGCACAGAGCCATCTATCGCTACTCAGGGTGCCTTAATATCGGTGTTCCCAGAATCTCGTCAGCAAATCGTGACGGCGTTGGAGAATTTATATCAAGGGATGGACCCTAAAGAAGCGTTAGATGCAGCGGCAGAAGGAACTAACCGCGCAATCGAGATTGCTAATAGAACAAAATAATAAAACAAGTAGAGAGCTTAGGCTTTCTGCTTGTTTTTTAAGTAATTTAAAGAAAGGATACAGGGCGGTTAATTATGAATCTCCGAGCTTACTTTAATATCTAGCTAAATCTCCAAATGCAGAAGTAAACTCCTTTCTTATCTGAATAATGAATTTTATAGGTTCTTCAGTATTATCTTTAGTACTTAAATTCTTGCGTTCCTTTCCTTCATACCAAAATCTCTTACCATTAGAGGTCTTTTTAAGCTCTTCGTCACCGTCAAAGTAAATTTCGAAACCTCTTTCCTTATAATAATCATGTACTTCTTTTTCGCTAAGTTCAGAATATAACTTTTTGTAGACAACGACAGTTGGTCGTCCCCCACTCCCCCATGGTCCTCCACCATACGCAACTCCAAAGTCAAATCCACGATCAAGCTCTTTTGTCTTAGGAGGTAGAGGAGTAGAAAAGACTTTGTTTGCAAATTCTTCTGCGTTCTTTTTGTCTTGGCTAAAAAAAGATACAGCCAAACATACAATGGCGAAAAAAGTTAATAAGATCATCAAAATCTTAAATTTATTATTCAAAGAAATTCTCCTATCTTAATGCACATTACTGTTTTTCAAAAAGAAAAAACTTTTTCGTTTTCGCGTTCTTGCATTAAGTTTGTTTTTCGTCTCTATCTTCTATATATCTTTCGTACGCTTCTTTTACCTTGTCATTGATTGGCGGGTACTACTTGTTTATGAATCTCTTTAAATAAAATAAATGAGCTGAAAATGACCCACGCAACAATTGGACATATATGATTTATATTCAAAAAGGACTGAGAATAGTTAGAAAACCTAAAACCCAGGTCAAAACTGTCTAGTCTCGAATCATATTGTTTTGTTGTTAAATCTTTTTATTGCGCTTGCTAAAATGGCAATTAGAAAAACAATAACACTATTTATTAGTAGATAGTATGCTACTTGAAGACCGTAAAATATTGCAAAAGGATCATTAATAACAAATACGGTTATTGCACCACCGATGGAGCCAAACAAAACCCCTAGATATAATATAGTAAAAGCGGAGTAATATAGACTTTTCTTTTTTCTGTAAGTTAGAAATCCAATAATATTGGCAGCAACGATAAAAAAGACTAAAAGTATTATGAAAAAACTATCCATGTAAACCCCCGTCAGTAAATTTATTTATCATCACAACTAAAATATTGTTTGCGATGATCATTACTAGTTCAAGTGTAACATTTTACAAACAATTCCATATAAAGAAAAATAAAACCTTAAAGTTATAAGTGGAAAATGGCTTTCCTGTTAGACTTATCAGACATTAAAACTCTTTGAATTATTTCGTGATTATTTTTTGACAAAACTAACTATTTAACTTCTCCCTTTAAATTTGTTATGATAAATTGATGGACAAAATTTGAAAAGGTGGAGTAAAAAATGGACACAAATGCATACAGAGTATTACTTTACTACAAATATGTCCCGATTGAAGATCCAGTAACATTTGCACAAGAACATCTTGCTGCATGTAAGGAACTTGGGTTAAAAGGGCGTATTTTAGTATCGAATGAAGGTATAAACGGAACTTGTTCCGGAACAATTGAACAAACAGACGCATACATGGACATGATGAAAGCAGACGAACGTTTTGCTGACATGGTGTTTAAAATAGATGAAGCGGAAGGACATGCATTTAAGAAAATGCACGTTCGCCCTAAGCGTGAAATTGTTCACTTAGGATTAGAGGAAGATATCAATCCTAATGAATTAACAGGTAAATACCTGTCTCCAAAAGAATTTTATGAGCAAATGCAAGCCGAAGACACAATAGTTATCGATGCTCGTAACGATTATGAATTTGACTTAGGTCATTTCCGCGGAGCAATCCGTCCAGATATCAAAAACTTCCGTGATCTTCCTGAATGGATTCACGATAATAAAGAGCTTTTTGAAGGTAAAAAGGTATTAACGTATTGCACAGGCGGAATTCGCTGTGAAAAATTCTCTGGTTGGTTAGTTAGAGAAGGATTCGAAGATGTTGCTCAACTGCACGGAGGTATTGCTACCTATGGTAAAGACCCAGAAGTTCGTGGTCAGCTATGGGACGGTCAAATGTACGTATTTGATGAGCGTATTGCTGTTCCGATTAACCAAGTAGAGCATGTGGTTGTAGGGAAAGATCATTTCACTGGAGAGCCTTGTGAACGTTATGTAAACTGTGCAAATCCGGACTGTAATGACAAAATTCTATGTTCGGAAGAAAATGAACATAAGTATCTTCGCAGCTGTTCACACGAATGTCGTGTACACCCGCGTAATCGCTATATTGTAGAACATAAATTGACGGATGAAGAAGTAGAAGCAAGATTAGCTGCTATCTAATTTCGTTTGCTAAAGGACTGTGCTTTTAAGCGCAGTCTTTTTTTACTTTTTTTAAGACGAGCCTGCATCAGAAAATAAGATTTAATGGGTACGTGAATGATGACATTCTATTTGTGGAAGGATAGAAATATATTGATGTAATAGAGGTTATTCGCTTCTGTATATCGAAAGTTACTAGGAGTTCGTTTTTACAAATAGAATGGAGGAGCGTATATGGCAATCGAAGTAAGAAGAATTTCTGATTTGAATGAGGTCGACGTATCCAAGCTAATTCAAGAAAGCGAAAAAGAAGGGTACCGTTTTGTATCCAGGCTAGCTACTGAGTATGAGGACGGTACAAACAGGTTTAGTGAGCAAGGGGAGGCACTATATGGTGCTTGGAATGAAGGAGAGCTAGTGGCAATTGGAGGCTTAAATCGAGATGTTTTAGGAGCAGATTCTGCTAGATTGCATCGTTTTTATACGTTGCCTGATTATCGAAGAAAAGGAATCGGCAGTGAACTTTTTAAAGCAATTTTAGAGGATGCTAAAGGTCAGTTCAACGAAATCACGACTAAAACCGAATCCATGAAAGCGGATGCTTTTTATCGGGCAAACGGCTTTATATTTGACCGCAGATCTCCTGACACCACTCATGTAATAGGACTTTAAACAACAATTCTATAAGGTGCTCTTTGTGAAGTTATTTACAAGGAGCACCTTTTTATATTCAATTCTTAGGTTCCTCTAGATGCTTTTCTTCTCGCATAGCTTTTCGCTCCAAAAGCATAAAAGCCTCGTTTTCTAAACGCAAAAGTTCTATCTCTAATTCCTTTTGTTTATGCTGCTGTTGTTTCACTGTTACGTAGCCACCCATAGCGATTAAACTCAGCAAGGATAAGCCAATAGTTGAAAAAATAAAGATAGCAATAATATCCTCCAAGAAATGCACCTCCCTTTATATAAATAGTATAACAAATACATTAATAGTTAAAGTTTCCAAGGATAAGAAAAACATAGAAGCAAATAACTAACAGGAGCTAACCTTTTGACAGTCTTCTTATATTAATATAATATAAGGAAGTCTCGAATTTGAGATAAATAAAAATATAAAAATATATGGATATTATAGAGGAGTTATAAAAATGAACGTATTAGTAGTAAAAGCAAATAACCGACCAGCAACAGAAGCGATTTCAAGTAAAATGTATGAAACTTTCATGGCTGAACTTGAAGGTAAAGATGTAAACGTAACAGTTTATGATGTATATGAAGAGGATACTCCATACTTCGGACAAGACCTTTTCAATGCTTTCGGTAAAGTACAAACTGGTGGAGAGTTGACGGACGTTGAATCTCGCTTATTAGCAGCTAAACAAAAAGCAATGGATCTATTAACTGCTGCAGATGTTGTAGTATTTGCATTCCCATTATGGAATCTAACAATCCCTGCTAAATTACAAACTTTTATTGATTATGTATATGCTGCAGGCTTTGCATTTAAATATGATGCACAAGGCAACATGGTTCAATTAATGACAGATAAAAAAGCAATCTTCTTAAACGCTCGTGGTGGAATTTATTCTACACCTGAGGCAGCGCCAATGGAAATGGCTGTAAACTATATGCGTGCAGTATTTGGTGGAGTATTCGGTATGCAAATCATTGATGAAGTAATTATTGAAGGTCACAATGCTATGCCTGCTAAAGCACAAGAAATTATCTCAGCAGGTATGGAAGAAGTAAAAGCTTCTGCTCAACGCTTAGTAGAGTTAACAGTAAAAGGATAATAAACATATTTGGAACCGGCAAGATCCTCAGAGATCTTGTCGGCTTTTTTTGTTGGAATGAGTCCTGTTTGCGGAAGAATGGTAAGTGTGAAGGGCTCCGTAGTTATTGATAAGCATCAGGATTGGATCGGGATTGTCGTAAAACTTCAGTTAATTGTAGTAAAAGAATGAGGGATTGTAGTAAATGAATGCTTGATTGTAGTAAATCGAGTCAGGGAAATAAGCCTGGAAAGGGATTGTCGTAAAATTTCCAGTGATTGTAGTAAAAGAGTGAGGGATTGTAGTAAACGAAGCCTGGATTGTAGTAATTGAGGCGCGGAT harbors:
- a CDS encoding ABC transporter permease; this encodes MRDENGLVDSDYDPYETEQKEWKKQQLKERGKQLLTITSPILILILWEVFSRTGILDIRFFPPPTAIVSTFFELATSGLLWTHVSVSLYRIAMGFLLGVIPGVIIGLLMGLYAPIRHFISPIVMAFMPIPTLALMPIIIILFGIGDFSKVVTIAGSVFFPVVINTVAGVLNIDRVHLDVAKNYGASPKDFFLKIAFPGALPVMLEGIQMGQAIALLTIVAAEMMGATSGIGYLIWTSYKAFMLKEMFVGLVLISFFGFLFSLLLRGLQKRIVPWR
- a CDS encoding ABC transporter ATP-binding protein, which translates into the protein MSGKVKISIDNLTKIFYKKSNSVTAIKDISLQVEEGEFICLVGPSGCGKTTLLRILAGLETPSSGSFLIASEAGERPLQSMVFQEKGVIPWLTVEENVAFGLKMRHLPKEYVKKQTDYYLKKVGLSKFSSLYPKELSGGMKQRISIARAFANDPEILLMDEPFAALDEQNKFILQEELLSIWSENKKTVLFITHSIDEALLLSDRIVLLSSHPGEIVSEIKVPLPRPRTMEQVRANAEMAEQFITIWNHLQQEVQKSRK
- a CDS encoding ABC transporter substrate-binding protein encodes the protein MKKRWFILFASIVLLLGACSPKEEGTDNVNDEVSKDNPSGDLAPLNKKVKVIIAEDGAASGAGFYIAKEKGYFEDYNIEVEFAQFANSDEMLPALASGDVDIAGGVSTASFFNAIAQGIDVKIIADKGHNVPGKSYFSFVIGNHMKDVIKEYKDFEGKRIAVSSKNSIDEFIFLEMLKHAGLTPEDVEFVLLGDFGSMLGAIENGSIDAALQIEPLIAQGIENGFHERFGDATDYAPESQIAMVLGSPQFMSEEQDVSLRFMAAYLKGVRDYNDAFIKGEGKAEIIEIMTKYTSLKDPVLWEKVFVTGLDPNGKMFLDDVLKQYDVYKENGAISGDVDFDKAVDTSITEKAVEILGEYK
- a CDS encoding YaiI/YqxD family protein; its protein translation is MVNVLVDADGCPVVDLTIDIAKQFDLKVTLLCDTAHYMQREGAETVMVSKGADAVDFVLVNKVNKGDIVVTQDYGLAAMVLAKRGYAIDQNGRWYTPENIDQLLESRHISKKIRQAGGRMKGPRKRQKEDNEKYEIHFKRLCEKVLKQQI
- a CDS encoding glycerophosphodiester phosphodiesterase family protein gives rise to the protein MRKYQIILLIFVLFVSGCVGKEVTPIASEEFFIIAHRGASTYAPEHTMVAYEVAEQLGATYIEIDLQMTKDGVLVAMHDETVDRTTEGEGLVKDYTLEELKKLNAGKWFNDKYPDFANTAFEKARVPTLREIFDNFGDRVNYYIEMKSPKIYEEMEEELLALLEEYNLLNHEEDVPKVIVQSFNRASLIEFHELEPSIPLIQLLGNKEEAKFTNQEMKSLKTYASGIGVNVNAVDGTFVHEAHENGLKVHLFSLIGEADIKKALLYKADGIFADAPNVALEIIDRTQN
- the ugpC gene encoding sn-glycerol-3-phosphate ABC transporter ATP-binding protein UgpC, which encodes MKRVELIDISKSYDKQSNVISNINVTIEPGEFFVLVGPSGCGKSTMLRMIAGLEEITGGVLKIGEQEVNDLPPSKRDLSMVFQNYALYPHLSVEENIQFGLHVKKISKEERNNRTIEVAQMLGLSDYLKRKPRELSGGQRQRVALARAIVNQAPICLMDEPLSNLDAKLRAHMRSEIRQIQRRLGITMIYVTHDQIEAMTMGDRIMILHEGSIQQIGKPIDIYNNPANPFVATFIGSPPMNIAEGIGSKEQRAIVLNDLITISVPDEDAHYLTDKVIVGIRPEHIKAATKDSTAEEKVFVEIVNVEILGNETVFSFTLNDQQWQVKWSGQWQIAVGDKIPVIMNYDSFCFFDSVTKEIIKKPSDVENHVFGKEVFV
- a CDS encoding sugar ABC transporter permease, producing MTVVKSNHVTAVRSKQKKGFWKRSLNARTALLYLLPSIILFSVFVFYPMFRTIYLSFFLTNQAGEAAVFVGLENYAYLLESSAFLNSIKATFLFVLYTVPTGIIIALGLALLANEKLRGIGFFRTIYASTMGVSVAASSVVWLFLFHPSIGMFNKVLAILNLPQVEWLLDPTWALLSVSLTTIWLNTGFCFLILLGGLQNIDEHLYESARIDGASYWYRLRRITIPMLSPTLFFIITISLINAFQTFGQVDILTKGGPSQSTNLIVYSIYREAFVNAQFGTASAQAVFLFICILLVTILQFKLGEKKVHYQ
- a CDS encoding carbohydrate ABC transporter permease, whose protein sequence is MRILKRSIVYFLLIVTALIMFFPIIYALMVSFMTGGEILQGKFLPSSFSFDNYVKVFDRLPLLNYLINSFIVSFGVMLGQLVVCSLAAYAFVFIPFKGRDFVFFLFISTMMIPWEATMIPNFFTIQNLNWLNTYQGMTLPFFALAFGTFLLRQHFKTIPKELHEASQIAGLSRFAFFVRVILPVSKTSLVTLGAYGFLTTWNMYLWPLLVTTNNSVRTVQIGLKQLQSQEVATEWGVVMAGVIVVIIPTLLLLFLGQKQLQKGLTQGALK